The following are from one region of the Euzebya sp. genome:
- a CDS encoding transglycosylase domain-containing protein, whose product MGRPRLVSLLVCCAVLASACSQLVEVSVRDIDLEPVDTYAQSFVYAADGSLIATFRFSHREPVDAADLPPHLIDAVVAAEDRRFFDHDGVDARAIARAWVANRQAGGIVQGGSTITQQLIKNRYFPDAPNTLERKATEAHLAWQLEEESSKIEILTEYLNTVYLGSGAYGIEAAAQTYFRTTTSDLSLPEAVLLAGLIRSPETTSPYADPDAARAERSRVAVAMHGEGTLDAAQLAAVEAAPLDVAPPPDQPVTRFPFFVEYVKRTLVADPEFGFDETSRWRRLFGGGLRIHTTIDPALQAMAERAATAFWSGPEDPEVAISVVQPGTGAVLAQVGGRDFTASQFDLATQGRRQPGSTFKVFALAAALSRGWRLDSTIASGSGTFDVGAGDPWSVASGTSGDLTLREALVRSSNGAFARLALELGPGAVESAAQAMGITSEVGANPSIVLGGLAGGVSPLEMAGAFATLANGGVHARPTPITRIDDADGTTVWEPRGMPRVALDPESAYLLTDAMVDVIESGTGQRARLDRPAAGKTGTVQDNSDAWFVGFTPELSTAVWIGYPDSRRPLLDVHGEATVQGGNWPARIWREFMAAALAGRPVQDFAPPTELVQTVLVDPLTGGIATPFCPTTVEVSGLPGELPDFFCPVHAAAPPPARPTPSPTPSAASSPTPTAPAAPTSPPTPTPTPTPTPTPTPTPTPTPTATPTPPPPPGGPGIVGGD is encoded by the coding sequence ATGGGACGCCCGCGCCTGGTCAGCCTGCTCGTGTGCTGCGCGGTGCTGGCGTCCGCGTGCAGCCAGCTGGTCGAGGTGTCGGTCCGGGACATCGATCTCGAGCCGGTCGACACCTACGCCCAGTCGTTCGTGTACGCCGCCGACGGGTCGCTGATCGCGACCTTCCGGTTCTCGCACCGAGAGCCGGTCGACGCGGCGGACCTGCCCCCGCACCTCATCGACGCGGTCGTCGCCGCCGAGGACCGGCGGTTCTTCGACCACGACGGCGTGGACGCCCGCGCCATCGCCCGGGCCTGGGTCGCCAACCGGCAGGCCGGCGGGATCGTGCAGGGCGGGTCGACGATCACCCAGCAGCTCATCAAGAACCGCTACTTCCCCGACGCGCCGAACACCCTCGAGCGGAAGGCGACCGAGGCGCACCTGGCATGGCAGCTCGAGGAGGAGTCCTCGAAGATCGAGATCCTCACCGAGTACCTGAACACGGTGTACCTCGGCAGCGGGGCGTACGGGATCGAGGCCGCCGCGCAGACGTACTTCCGGACGACGACGAGCGACCTCAGCCTGCCCGAGGCCGTCCTCCTGGCCGGGCTGATCCGGTCCCCCGAGACCACGTCCCCCTACGCGGACCCCGACGCGGCGAGGGCCGAGCGCAGCCGCGTCGCGGTGGCGATGCACGGCGAGGGCACCCTCGACGCGGCCCAGCTCGCCGCGGTGGAGGCGGCGCCGCTGGACGTGGCGCCGCCCCCGGACCAACCGGTCACCCGGTTCCCGTTCTTCGTCGAGTACGTGAAGCGCACGCTGGTCGCCGACCCCGAGTTCGGGTTCGACGAGACCAGCCGCTGGCGGCGCCTGTTCGGTGGCGGCCTGCGGATCCACACCACGATCGACCCGGCGCTGCAGGCCATGGCGGAGCGGGCGGCGACCGCGTTCTGGAGCGGACCTGAGGACCCGGAGGTCGCGATCAGCGTGGTCCAGCCGGGAACCGGCGCGGTGCTCGCCCAGGTCGGCGGGCGGGACTTCACCGCGAGCCAGTTCGACCTGGCGACGCAGGGCCGGCGCCAGCCCGGCAGCACCTTCAAGGTCTTCGCGCTGGCGGCGGCGCTGAGCCGCGGCTGGCGGCTCGACTCCACGATCGCGTCGGGGTCGGGCACCTTCGACGTGGGGGCCGGTGACCCCTGGTCGGTCGCGAGCGGCACGTCGGGCGACCTCACGCTCCGCGAGGCGCTGGTCCGGTCCTCCAACGGCGCGTTCGCCCGGCTGGCCCTCGAGCTCGGCCCGGGCGCGGTCGAGTCCGCCGCCCAGGCCATGGGCATCACCTCGGAGGTCGGCGCCAACCCCTCCATCGTGCTCGGCGGCCTGGCGGGTGGGGTGTCGCCCCTCGAGATGGCCGGCGCGTTCGCGACCCTGGCGAACGGCGGCGTCCACGCGCGGCCGACGCCGATCACCCGCATCGACGACGCCGACGGCACGACGGTGTGGGAGCCGCGCGGCATGCCGCGGGTCGCCCTGGACCCCGAGTCGGCGTACCTGCTGACCGACGCGATGGTCGACGTCATCGAGTCCGGCACGGGGCAGCGGGCGCGCCTGGACCGGCCGGCCGCGGGGAAGACCGGGACGGTGCAGGACAACTCCGACGCCTGGTTCGTCGGGTTCACCCCGGAGCTGTCCACCGCGGTGTGGATCGGCTACCCCGACTCCCGCCGCCCGCTGCTCGACGTCCACGGCGAGGCGACGGTGCAGGGTGGCAACTGGCCGGCCCGGATCTGGCGGGAGTTCATGGCCGCGGCGCTGGCGGGGCGGCCGGTCCAGGACTTCGCGCCGCCGACGGAGCTCGTGCAGACGGTCCTCGTCGACCCGCTGACCGGCGGGATCGCGACGCCGTTCTGCCCCACCACCGTCGAGGTGTCCGGCCTGCCCGGCGAGCTGCCGGACTTCTTCTGCCCGGTCCACGCCGCGGCGCCGCCGCCTGCGCGACCCACTCCCTCCCCGACGCCATCAGCGGCGAGCTCGCCGACCCCGACCGCACCCGCCGCGCCCACGTCCCCGCCGACCCCCACGCCGACGCCGACGCCGACCCCCACGCCGACGCCGACCCCCACGCCGACCCCCA
- a CDS encoding putative bifunctional diguanylate cyclase/phosphodiesterase: protein MTDPDSPRLLRRLEGGFLCATVAAGLVVALLIVTGGAAERAKAVGLLGLGLALGSWWRLRRRRRVPVQQYAIEAVALTAVGVGVGEPSLALGLMYLALHYRALVDSPWGTAATAVTFLGAHVGAVHIAGGLGTAAVPATDPAVLQQVMGFGFAGLVMQVLVRTAWGQQRDADRQQAVARTTAAFGRASSEAELADLVVAGARGLAGIDGREAVVALGPGALGGLRVLPMATATCPEGSLDPGLDAAALVAGRAQAIRCARSCAADSDAPTCTAAGVVVDGRLDGLVAIRGAGDRDLPALQTLAADAGLALDRLRSAARTEASEARFRALIANASDCLRILDSRGVITFESDAVRSVFGFEPGAVVGRQALELIHPGDHERMAAGLQEMLADPSVAHSVEFRAQHADGSWRAVEASVRDLRDHPDVGGIVVNYRDVSTRKELERRLVHAATHDQLTGLANRTRFYEVLDEALVEALVVRPGTVGSGSPAAVAILFVDLNGFKDVNDARGHVVGDRVLAATAERLREAVGPAGTVARLGGDEFAVLVTGPAAADAPRLARRLRTTLAAPIPLPDDCPAQVSASIGVAVRTDEPDAEALLSNADLAMYWAKEGDGGGVEVYDVSMREDQRAREALQVDIDRGLAAGEFVPAYQPIVDLASGALVGAEALVRWHHAARGELPPGVFLPLAEDTGQVVAIGRHVLASACADAARWPLPLPVNVNLCAAELLDDGLVGHVRAVLAAAGLPADRLVVEITETQVLHELDAVREVLEQLRALGVRVALDDFGTGYSSLTMLDRFPVSWIKIDRSFVSTLGTAAESPVAAATIALARAMGVSVTAEGVEEPRQARRLREAGCDSAQGHLFAMPLPGPAFADRLRAELRSAAAS from the coding sequence GTGACCGACCCCGACTCGCCGCGCCTGCTGCGGCGCCTGGAGGGCGGGTTCCTCTGCGCCACCGTCGCGGCCGGGCTCGTCGTGGCCCTGCTGATCGTGACCGGTGGAGCTGCGGAGCGTGCGAAGGCGGTCGGCCTGCTCGGGCTCGGGCTGGCGCTGGGCAGCTGGTGGCGTCTTCGCCGCCGCAGGCGCGTCCCCGTCCAGCAGTACGCCATCGAAGCAGTGGCCCTGACGGCGGTCGGCGTCGGCGTCGGCGAGCCGTCCTTGGCCCTCGGGCTGATGTACCTGGCGTTGCACTACCGCGCGCTGGTCGACAGCCCGTGGGGGACCGCCGCGACGGCGGTCACGTTCCTCGGCGCCCACGTCGGTGCGGTGCACATCGCGGGCGGGCTGGGGACCGCAGCGGTGCCCGCGACCGACCCGGCCGTGCTGCAGCAGGTGATGGGGTTCGGCTTCGCGGGCCTGGTCATGCAGGTCCTCGTGCGGACCGCGTGGGGCCAGCAGCGCGACGCCGACCGCCAGCAGGCGGTGGCACGGACGACGGCGGCGTTCGGCCGGGCGTCCTCGGAGGCGGAGCTGGCGGACCTCGTGGTAGCCGGCGCCCGCGGGCTGGCGGGGATCGACGGCCGGGAGGCGGTGGTGGCCCTGGGCCCGGGTGCGCTCGGTGGCCTGCGGGTCCTGCCGATGGCGACTGCGACGTGCCCCGAGGGGTCGCTCGACCCCGGTCTCGACGCGGCCGCCCTGGTGGCGGGCAGAGCTCAGGCCATCAGATGCGCGCGCAGCTGCGCCGCCGACAGCGACGCCCCGACCTGCACCGCGGCCGGGGTCGTGGTCGACGGCCGGCTGGACGGTCTGGTCGCGATCCGCGGTGCCGGCGACCGCGACCTGCCTGCGCTCCAGACGCTCGCCGCAGACGCCGGCCTGGCGCTCGATCGCCTGCGATCCGCCGCCCGGACCGAGGCGAGCGAGGCCCGCTTCCGGGCGCTGATCGCCAACGCCTCGGACTGCCTGCGGATCCTCGACTCCCGCGGCGTGATCACCTTCGAGAGCGACGCGGTCCGGTCGGTCTTCGGGTTCGAGCCGGGCGCGGTGGTGGGCCGCCAGGCCCTCGAGCTGATCCACCCCGGCGACCACGAGCGGATGGCCGCCGGGCTGCAGGAGATGCTGGCCGACCCGTCGGTCGCCCACAGCGTCGAGTTCCGGGCGCAGCACGCCGACGGGAGCTGGCGGGCGGTGGAGGCGTCCGTCCGCGACCTCCGCGACCACCCGGACGTCGGCGGCATCGTCGTCAACTACCGGGACGTCTCGACCCGCAAGGAGCTCGAGCGGCGGCTGGTGCACGCCGCGACCCACGACCAGCTGACCGGCCTCGCCAACCGCACCCGCTTCTACGAGGTGCTGGACGAGGCGCTGGTCGAGGCGCTGGTCGTTCGCCCCGGCACCGTCGGGTCCGGCTCACCCGCGGCCGTGGCGATCCTCTTCGTCGACCTCAACGGCTTCAAGGACGTCAACGACGCCCGCGGCCACGTCGTGGGCGACCGGGTCCTCGCGGCCACCGCCGAGCGGCTGCGCGAGGCGGTCGGGCCCGCGGGCACGGTCGCGCGGCTCGGTGGCGACGAGTTCGCCGTCCTGGTCACCGGGCCCGCGGCCGCGGATGCGCCGCGTCTCGCCCGTCGCCTGCGCACGACGCTCGCCGCACCGATCCCGCTGCCCGACGACTGCCCGGCGCAGGTCTCGGCCAGCATCGGCGTGGCCGTCCGGACCGACGAACCGGATGCCGAGGCGCTGCTCTCCAACGCCGACCTCGCGATGTACTGGGCGAAGGAGGGGGACGGCGGCGGCGTCGAGGTGTACGACGTCTCGATGCGGGAGGACCAGCGGGCGCGGGAAGCGCTGCAGGTCGACATCGACCGCGGGCTCGCCGCAGGGGAGTTCGTCCCGGCCTACCAGCCGATCGTCGACCTCGCGTCCGGGGCGCTCGTCGGCGCCGAGGCGCTGGTGCGCTGGCACCACGCGGCGAGGGGCGAGCTGCCGCCGGGGGTGTTCCTGCCGCTCGCCGAGGACACCGGCCAGGTCGTCGCGATCGGACGGCACGTCCTCGCGTCGGCCTGCGCCGACGCCGCCCGCTGGCCCCTGCCCCTCCCGGTCAACGTCAACCTCTGCGCCGCGGAGCTGCTCGACGACGGCCTCGTCGGCCACGTGCGCGCGGTGCTGGCCGCCGCCGGTCTGCCGGCTGACCGCTTGGTGGTCGAGATCACCGAGACCCAGGTCCTGCACGAGCTCGACGCGGTCCGGGAGGTGCTCGAGCAGCTGCGCGCCCTGGGCGTCCGGGTCGCCCTCGACGACTTCGGCACCGGGTACTCCTCGCTCACCATGCTCGACCGGTTCCCGGTGTCGTGGATCAAGATCGACCGGAGCTTCGTGTCGACCCTGGGCACGGCCGCGGAGTCCCCGGTCGCCGCCGCCACGATCGCGCTGGCCCGCGCCATGGGCGTCTCGGTCACCGCAGAGGGCGTCGAGGAGCCCCGTCAGGCCCGACGTCTGCGGGAGGCCGGGTGCGACAGCGCGCAGGGCCACCTGTTCGCCATGCCGCTGCCCGGTCCGGCCTTCGCCGACCGGTTGCGGGCGGAGCTCCGCTCCGCCGCCGCGTCGTGA
- a CDS encoding RNA polymerase sigma factor SigF yields MPHPVDVSTEGLRGYERSDTKELFRMLRETGDPDVRERLAELHLPLVQFLAKRFGDRGEPLEDLVQVGSVGLLKAIDRFDLTREVEFSTYATPTIVGEIKRHFRDKGWSVRVPRRLQELSLRLGKATSRLHQELGRAPTVPELAEELGVSEDEALEAYEASMAYSTGSLDARVGRDEDSATLGEMMGDDDDRLDQLEHFASIAPAIEDLDAREKRIIYLRFFKGMTQSQIAEEVGISQMHVSRQLARTIRFLRARQTDRDATF; encoded by the coding sequence ATCCCTCACCCCGTCGACGTGAGCACCGAGGGGCTCCGCGGCTACGAGCGGTCAGACACCAAGGAGCTCTTCCGGATGCTGCGGGAGACGGGCGATCCCGACGTGCGGGAGCGCCTGGCCGAGCTGCACCTGCCGCTCGTGCAGTTCCTCGCCAAGCGGTTCGGCGACCGCGGTGAGCCGCTCGAGGACTTGGTCCAGGTGGGGTCGGTCGGTCTGCTGAAGGCCATCGACCGCTTCGACCTGACGCGGGAGGTCGAGTTCTCCACCTACGCCACACCGACGATCGTCGGCGAGATCAAGCGGCACTTCCGGGACAAGGGCTGGTCGGTCCGGGTCCCCCGCCGCCTGCAGGAGCTGAGCCTGCGCCTCGGCAAGGCCACCTCGCGGCTGCACCAGGAGCTCGGCCGTGCGCCGACGGTGCCGGAGCTGGCCGAGGAGCTGGGGGTGTCCGAGGACGAGGCGCTCGAGGCGTACGAGGCGTCGATGGCCTACTCGACGGGGTCCCTCGACGCCCGGGTCGGCCGGGACGAGGACTCCGCCACCCTGGGCGAGATGATGGGGGACGACGACGACCGGCTCGATCAGCTCGAGCACTTCGCGTCGATCGCCCCGGCGATCGAGGACCTGGACGCCCGTGAGAAGCGCATCATCTACCTGCGGTTCTTCAAGGGGATGACGCAGAGCCAGATCGCCGAGGAGGTGGGCATCAGCCAGATGCACGTCTCGCGCCAGCTGGCCCGCACGATCCGCTTCCTCCGGGCCCGCCAGACCGACCGGGACGCCACCTTCTGA
- a CDS encoding ATP-binding protein, whose translation MTISLSIPGDAAHMSVLRATAASVAARARLTIDQLEDVRLAVEEAATTLLAGSPAAIEVSMDPTNLPLTVTVSASPTGPVDLDPKGFSWTILSAMTDEFEVDASGGSVTLTMRFASLTPST comes from the coding sequence ATGACGATCAGCTTGTCCATCCCGGGTGACGCGGCGCACATGTCGGTCCTCCGCGCGACCGCGGCGTCCGTCGCCGCGCGCGCACGCCTCACCATCGACCAGCTCGAGGACGTCCGCCTCGCGGTCGAGGAGGCGGCGACGACCCTCCTCGCCGGGTCCCCCGCAGCCATCGAGGTGTCGATGGACCCGACGAACCTCCCGCTGACCGTGACCGTGTCGGCGTCGCCCACCGGGCCCGTCGACCTGGACCCCAAGGGGTTCAGCTGGACGATCCTGTCGGCCATGACCGATGAGTTCGAGGTGGATGCGAGCGGCGGGTCGGTCACGCTGACGATGCGCTTCGCATCCCTCACCCCGTCGACGTGA
- a CDS encoding DEAD/DEAH box helicase, giving the protein MDQVLERFGPATRAWFAASFAAPTAAQVAAWHHVLEGRSVLVSAPTGSGKTLAAFLAAIDRLVAAPPAEGTRVLYISPLKALAYDVDRNLRAPLVGIQQAATRLGQALSSVSVGLRSGDTAADERRALAARPPDILITTPESLYLYLTSRARETLADVETVIVDEVHAVAGSKRGAHLAVSLERLEALRRGAGADAPLQRIGLSATQRPLSEVAAFLGGGQVDGGTWRPRPVEVVEVPSEKVLDVEVVVPVEDMADLGQVIPEAPEGPASAQGESRRSIWPAVHPRILDLVESHRSTIVFTNSRRLSERLCARLNDLAAERWAAAQDVDGAAGDPVAPPVIARAHHGSVAREQRVLIEEDLKAGRLPCVVATSSLELGIDMGAVDLVIQVESPGSVASGLQRIGRAGHQVGAPSVGRIFPKFRGDLVEAAVVTRRMLDGDIEQTRYPRNPLDVLAQQVVAMAAMDPWHVGELHDVLRAAAPFAELPRSQLDGVLDMLSGRYPSDEFAELRPRVTWDRIEDVITGRRGAQRIAVTSGGTIPDRGLYGVFIAGEGPGRRVGELDEEMVYETRPGETIVLGASTWRVEDITRDQVLVSPAPGQPGRLPFWHGDTPSRPIEVGRAVGAFLGALGAAGPSGSSEDDERQAALREGYGLDQLAAANLLAYVEEQRAATEVLPSDTQIVVERFRDEIGDWRVCILSSFGGRVHAPWALAIEARLRERFGIEVATMVSDDGIVLRLPDAGWGGGGLPALGDAGSEGVADPWAGLEASSGEWLDDAVLREVLVPDAEEVEDLVVAELANSTLFASRFRECAARALLLPKRRPGGRTPLWQQRQRAQDLLGVASRFGSFPILLETYRECLRDVFDVPALQGLLSDIAGRRVRVTQVRSETASPFAASLLFDYLAGYMYEGDAPLAERRASALTLDRELLAELLGADELRDLIDRDALDTLELELQHLSEDRHARSADDVHDLLRVIGDLRTDEVVARTAGDAEAWLAQLEAERRVYRARVASEERWAAVEDAARLRDGLGVPVPVGLPDVLTQAVERPMVDLVARFARTHGPFATADVSARLGLPRDAVELALKALVSEQRVTSGEFRPGGSQREWIDAGVLRRLRRRSLAALRRDVEPVGPDAFARFVPAWQGAALRPRTPGVDRTFEVVEQLQGTPVPASILESDVLASRIRGYTPAWLDELAAAGDVVWAGLGPLASADGRVGLYLRDQAAVLLDPPAVPEDLDGVHAALLAHLSDRGASFWPELLRAALAAGGTGLPEADVVAALWDLVWQGLVTNDTFGALRALTGTPARRSARGRRARPGRVASRTGPPAAAGRWSLVRDLVDERVPATERMAARAAVLLGRHGVVTRDGVAAEDLPGAFSGVYPVLKAMEDAGRTRRGYFVEGLGGAQFALPGAVDRLRALREPDDRPDREPEVLALGAADPAQVYGAALAWPAPGSERGRPRRVAGAHVITVDGRLVLFLEKGGRSALTFTEDPDLLAAAAAAAADLVESGRVRDLRIAKVDGDPAVDQPLVPALRQAGFADHPRGLVRR; this is encoded by the coding sequence ATGGATCAGGTGCTGGAGCGCTTCGGCCCCGCCACGCGGGCCTGGTTCGCCGCGTCCTTCGCCGCCCCCACCGCCGCGCAGGTCGCCGCGTGGCACCACGTCCTCGAGGGCCGCAGCGTCCTGGTGAGCGCGCCCACCGGGTCGGGCAAGACCCTGGCCGCGTTCCTCGCCGCCATCGACCGCCTGGTCGCCGCCCCGCCGGCGGAGGGCACCCGGGTCCTCTACATCTCCCCCCTGAAGGCGCTCGCCTACGACGTCGACCGCAACCTGCGGGCCCCGCTCGTCGGCATCCAGCAGGCCGCGACCAGGCTGGGGCAGGCGCTGAGCTCCGTGTCGGTCGGGCTGCGGTCCGGCGACACCGCGGCCGACGAGCGCCGGGCGCTCGCTGCCCGGCCACCGGACATCCTCATCACGACGCCGGAGTCGCTCTACCTGTACCTCACCTCGCGGGCGCGCGAGACGCTCGCCGACGTGGAGACGGTCATCGTCGACGAGGTCCACGCCGTGGCCGGCTCCAAGCGGGGCGCCCACCTGGCGGTCTCCCTCGAGCGGCTGGAGGCGCTGCGCCGCGGCGCCGGCGCCGACGCACCCCTCCAGCGGATCGGGCTGTCCGCGACGCAGCGCCCGCTCTCCGAGGTCGCCGCCTTCCTCGGCGGCGGGCAGGTGGACGGCGGGACGTGGCGGCCACGTCCCGTCGAGGTCGTCGAGGTGCCCAGCGAGAAGGTCCTCGACGTCGAGGTGGTCGTCCCCGTAGAGGACATGGCGGACCTCGGTCAGGTCATCCCCGAGGCGCCGGAGGGGCCTGCGTCGGCGCAGGGCGAGAGCCGACGGTCGATCTGGCCGGCGGTCCACCCGCGGATCCTCGACCTGGTCGAGTCCCACCGCTCCACGATCGTCTTCACCAACTCCCGCCGGCTGTCCGAGCGGCTCTGCGCCAGGCTGAACGACCTCGCCGCGGAGCGCTGGGCGGCCGCCCAGGACGTGGACGGGGCGGCCGGGGACCCAGTCGCGCCGCCGGTCATCGCCCGCGCCCACCACGGGTCGGTGGCCCGCGAGCAGCGGGTCCTGATCGAGGAGGACCTGAAGGCCGGCCGGCTGCCCTGCGTCGTGGCGACCTCGTCGCTCGAGCTCGGCATCGACATGGGGGCGGTCGACCTGGTCATCCAGGTCGAGTCGCCCGGCAGCGTCGCGAGCGGCCTCCAACGGATCGGCCGGGCGGGTCACCAGGTCGGCGCCCCGTCGGTGGGCCGGATCTTCCCCAAGTTCCGCGGCGACCTGGTCGAGGCCGCGGTCGTGACCCGCCGGATGCTCGACGGGGACATCGAGCAGACCCGCTACCCGCGCAACCCCCTCGACGTGCTGGCCCAGCAGGTCGTCGCGATGGCGGCCATGGATCCCTGGCACGTCGGCGAGCTCCACGACGTCCTCCGCGCCGCCGCACCGTTCGCCGAGCTGCCGCGCAGCCAGCTCGACGGCGTGCTCGACATGCTGAGCGGCCGCTACCCCTCCGACGAGTTCGCCGAGCTGCGACCGCGGGTCACCTGGGACCGCATCGAGGACGTGATCACCGGCCGGCGCGGTGCCCAGCGGATCGCCGTGACCTCGGGGGGGACGATCCCCGACCGCGGGCTCTACGGGGTCTTCATCGCGGGGGAGGGGCCGGGTCGGCGGGTAGGTGAGCTGGACGAGGAGATGGTCTACGAGACCCGGCCCGGCGAGACGATCGTGCTCGGCGCGTCGACCTGGCGCGTCGAGGACATCACCCGCGACCAGGTGCTGGTCAGCCCCGCGCCCGGGCAGCCGGGCCGGCTGCCGTTCTGGCACGGCGACACCCCGTCGCGGCCCATCGAGGTCGGTCGGGCCGTCGGGGCGTTCCTCGGCGCCCTGGGCGCGGCTGGCCCCTCGGGCTCGTCGGAGGACGACGAGCGGCAGGCGGCGCTGCGGGAGGGCTACGGCCTCGACCAGCTCGCCGCGGCGAACCTGCTCGCCTACGTCGAGGAGCAGCGGGCCGCGACCGAGGTGCTGCCGAGCGACACCCAGATCGTCGTCGAGCGGTTCCGCGACGAGATCGGCGACTGGCGGGTCTGCATCCTGTCGAGCTTCGGCGGGCGGGTGCACGCCCCGTGGGCGCTCGCGATCGAGGCGCGGCTGCGGGAGCGGTTCGGCATCGAGGTCGCGACGATGGTGTCCGACGACGGGATCGTCCTCCGCCTGCCCGACGCCGGCTGGGGCGGCGGCGGGCTCCCCGCCTTGGGCGACGCGGGGTCGGAGGGGGTCGCCGACCCGTGGGCGGGCCTCGAGGCGTCGTCGGGGGAGTGGCTGGACGACGCGGTCCTCCGCGAGGTGCTGGTCCCCGACGCCGAGGAGGTCGAGGACCTGGTGGTCGCCGAGCTGGCGAACTCGACGCTGTTCGCCAGCCGGTTCCGCGAGTGCGCGGCGCGGGCCCTCCTGCTGCCCAAGCGGCGGCCGGGTGGCCGCACCCCGCTGTGGCAGCAGCGCCAGCGCGCCCAGGACCTGCTGGGGGTGGCCAGCCGGTTCGGGTCGTTCCCGATCCTGCTCGAGACCTACCGCGAGTGCCTCCGCGACGTCTTCGACGTCCCGGCCCTGCAGGGGCTCCTCTCCGACATCGCCGGTCGTCGTGTCCGCGTGACCCAGGTGCGCTCGGAGACCGCGTCGCCGTTCGCCGCGTCCCTGCTGTTCGACTACCTCGCCGGCTACATGTACGAGGGCGACGCCCCGCTTGCCGAACGCCGCGCGTCCGCGCTGACCCTCGACCGCGAGCTGCTCGCCGAGCTGCTCGGCGCCGACGAGCTGCGCGACCTGATCGACCGGGACGCGCTCGACACGCTCGAGCTCGAGCTCCAGCACCTCTCCGAGGACCGCCACGCCCGATCGGCCGACGACGTCCACGACCTGCTCCGCGTCATCGGGGACCTGCGGACCGACGAGGTCGTCGCCCGGACGGCGGGCGACGCCGAGGCGTGGCTGGCCCAGCTCGAGGCCGAGCGGCGGGTCTACCGGGCCCGCGTGGCGTCCGAGGAGCGCTGGGCGGCGGTGGAGGACGCCGCGCGGCTGCGCGACGGGCTCGGCGTCCCCGTGCCCGTCGGGCTGCCCGACGTGCTGACCCAGGCCGTGGAGCGACCGATGGTCGACCTCGTCGCCCGGTTCGCCCGCACCCACGGGCCGTTCGCCACGGCGGACGTCTCGGCGCGGCTGGGGCTGCCGCGCGACGCCGTGGAGCTCGCGCTGAAGGCGCTGGTCTCCGAGCAGCGCGTCACGTCGGGGGAGTTCCGCCCCGGCGGCTCTCAGCGGGAGTGGATCGACGCCGGTGTGCTGCGCCGCCTGCGCCGGCGGTCGCTCGCAGCGCTCCGCCGTGACGTCGAGCCGGTGGGTCCCGATGCGTTCGCCCGCTTCGTGCCCGCCTGGCAGGGGGCGGCGCTGCGCCCCCGGACGCCCGGGGTCGACCGGACGTTCGAGGTCGTCGAGCAGCTGCAGGGCACGCCGGTGCCCGCGTCGATCCTCGAGTCCGACGTGCTGGCCAGCCGGATCCGCGGATACACGCCGGCGTGGCTCGACGAGCTCGCGGCGGCGGGCGACGTGGTGTGGGCGGGCCTCGGCCCGCTCGCATCGGCGGACGGCCGTGTCGGGTTGTACCTGCGCGACCAGGCGGCCGTCCTGCTCGACCCGCCGGCGGTGCCCGAGGACCTCGACGGCGTGCACGCCGCCCTGCTCGCGCACCTGTCCGATCGCGGTGCGTCGTTCTGGCCCGAGCTGCTGCGCGCCGCACTGGCCGCTGGTGGGACGGGTCTCCCCGAGGCCGACGTCGTCGCCGCGCTGTGGGACCTCGTGTGGCAGGGGCTGGTCACGAACGACACCTTCGGCGCCCTGCGAGCGCTCACCGGCACACCGGCACGGCGGAGCGCGCGCGGCCGGCGGGCCCGTCCCGGCCGGGTGGCGTCGCGCACCGGCCCCCCCGCGGCGGCGGGCCGCTGGTCGCTCGTCCGCGACCTGGTCGATGAGCGCGTGCCGGCCACCGAGCGCATGGCGGCCCGTGCCGCGGTGCTCCTCGGCCGTCACGGGGTGGTGACCCGGGACGGGGTGGCCGCCGAGGACCTCCCCGGCGCCTTCAGCGGCGTCTACCCGGTGCTGAAGGCGATGGAGGACGCCGGCCGCACCCGTCGCGGGTACTTCGTCGAGGGGCTCGGCGGCGCCCAGTTCGCCCTTCCCGGCGCCGTCGACCGGCTCCGGGCGCTCCGCGAGCCCGACGACCGCCCGGACCGCGAGCCGGAGGTGCTGGCCCTCGGCGCTGCCGATCCCGCCCAGGTCTACGGCGCCGCGCTCGCCTGGCCGGCCCCGGGGTCCGAGCGCGGCCGCCCCCGCCGGGTCGCCGGCGCACACGTCATCACCGTCGACGGCCGACTGGTGCTGTTCCTCGAGAAGGGCGGCCGGTCGGCCCTCACCTTCACCGAGGACCCCGACCTGCTGGCGGCTGCCGCCGCGGCTGCTGCTGATCTCGTGGAGTCGGGGCGGGTCCGGGACCTCCGCATCGCGAAGGTCGACGGCGATCCCGCGGTCGACCAACCCCTCGTCCCCGCCCTCCGCCAGGCCGGCTTCGCCGACCACCCCCGCGGTCTCGTCCGCCGCTGA